The Caulobacter sp. FWC2 region CGCGGAACGGGCCTTAACCGGTCCTTGACCAGGCTGTGTGTAGGGTGCCCGCCATGATCACCATGGCCGCCTTCGCGATCATCGGGGCCGCGCTCGGACTGTTCGTCCGGCCGCGCTGGTTGGGTGTTCTGCTGCCGATCGTCCTGGCTGTGCTCGTCGAGGGCGGTGTCTACTGGGCCATCGGCATCATGGACCGCCAGCCGAACCGCGAGGTTCTGATCATCCGCCTGCACGCGATCTTCGGCGAGGGCTGGGTCGGCATGATCGGCCCGGTCGCCGCCGCCGTGATCGGCGCCGTCATGGCGGCCCTGCTGGGCGCCTTCACCGAACCGAAGACGGTCGCCCCGGTGCTCACCGCCGAGGGCATCCAGCGTCGCGCCGGCAAGAACGGCCGCTACGCCCGCGCCGAGGGTATGGTCGAGGAGCGCGCCATCCACGCCAAGGCCGAAAGCCGGATCGACCAGATCCTGGGGCTGTAGGCTCGCCGTTTCCGGCCGCCGTTCGCCGCAATTGGCTCGAAATCCCCGTTTTCTGAAAATGCGAGGCGCGTGCGAAATTCCGCTTGCGCAATTTCTTATCACTGATATCTAAGCGATGCTTAGTTCGGATCCGAAGCACCGGTGGGGATACCGGTGTGGTCGCCTCAGGTGGGGTGGCCCCAAGGGATTGGTAGGGTCCGGGCGGCCAGTACCGCTTTTCACCGATCAACGATCTGACCGCAATTTCCCCCACACCGGAGGGCTTTCTGATGAAGCTCCGCACCCTGTCGGCTGTCGCCGCCATCTCCTTCTCCATGTTCGCGGGTAGCGCCCTGGCCGACGGCCGCATCGCCGCCGCGCTGGACACCCCCGTGGCCGCCAAGACCAAGGTCGTCGCCGGCGGCGCCGTCTTCGTCTGCGAAGGCGCCGAGTGCGTCTCGGCCCAAGCCCCTTCGCGGGCCCTCACCGCGGCCGCCTGCAAGGCGCTCGCCAAGGAAGTGGGTCGCGTCGCGGCCTTCGGCGGCGAAGCCAAGTCGCTGGACGCCGATGACCTGACCCGCTGCAACGCCTCGGCCAAGGACGTTTCGTCCCTGGCTTCGGCTAAGTAGGAACACGTACCGCGCTTTATCTGAGTACCAGACGCGTTGTGGGTCGTCGTTTCTCCGACCCGGTCTGGCTGTTTCCTCGAGCATTCGCCTTCAAGGGCGGCGGAAACCTTCCGCCGCCCCTTTTCTTTTCCGGACCAGTGATTAGTTGACGCTGATGGACACGAGCTTGGCCGCACAGCTGGAAACCGTTCTGCGCAAGGCCGCAGGCGAAGGAACGGCCCTGGCCTCCATGGCCGTGGACTATGCCGGGGAGGCCGGCGACGGCGCCCTGGAACCCAAGGCCTGGGTTGAGCGAGCCACCCGAAGTCTCGTCTTCGCTCAGGGCGAGCTGCGCCGCCCGGACGGCGCTTTGGCGGCCTCTGCCTCGGCCGTGTTCCGTCGCGCGGCGGACTGAACACTCAAGCCGGGCTCGCCCCTTTGGTTGCGACTGCGAAAGGCCCGTGTTATCAGGCGCGCGGCTTCGGACAGGGCGGCGCGGCAGCGCCGGCCGTCCATGCGCTTTTTACAAGCGCGCTCAAGCCTTTAAGCCGCGACAGGGGTTAATCTTCTTGTCCGCGGCCATTGCAACGCACCGGGCGGATACCAAGTGGCGGACGAAACCAAGGCGACGGATGCGGGTCAGCGCTATGCGCAGTCCCTCTTCGAACTGACGATCGAGAACGGCTCCCTGCAGAAGGTCGAGGCCGACCTGAAGAGCCTGAAGGCCATGGTGGCCGACAGCGCCGACCTGCGCCGTCTGATCGCCTCGCCGGCCTTCACCGCCGAGGACAAGGGCAAGGGGCTGGCCGCCGTCGCCAAGAAGGCCGGCTTCCAGCCGCTGACCACCAAGTTCCTGGGCCTCGTCGCCGCCAACGGTCGCGCCGGCGACCTGCTGGGCGCGATCACCGCCTTCTCCGATCTGTCGGCCAAG contains the following coding sequences:
- a CDS encoding F0F1 ATP synthase subunit delta, whose translation is MADETKATDAGQRYAQSLFELTIENGSLQKVEADLKSLKAMVADSADLRRLIASPAFTAEDKGKGLAAVAKKAGFQPLTTKFLGLVAANGRAGDLLGAITAFSDLSAKHRGVVTAEVVSAAALSPAQLKGVQAALAEALGKTPEVSTRVDPSLLGGLKVRVGSRLFDASLRSKLDSLKFALKRA